The genomic interval CTAACTACCGATTTGTCACTGGCCTGATAGTTTTATAAAAATATGCTAAGTTTTGAAAAAAATATATTACTGTCCTCAAATCTTTACTTTTTTAATGATAACAAAGATATTATGATAAACCTAAATATAGAAAAATATTACTCGGGAGCATTAAGCAATTCAGCTTCTAAATTATATCCTTATAGCAATAAAGAAGGACTGGTTACCTAATCCATAATTCTTTAAAGGATTGTTATTACAAACCTTAAATCAATATAACCCTTCTAACAAACTTCTAACATTTTTCTAACGAAAGTAATATAAAGCAATATTAAATGGCAACTTTTAAATTATGCTATTTATATACAAACGTTGAAAAATCAGACTTAATGAGATTAGTTAAAACTATATAACAAGGTGAATTATACCTTTTATCCAACTACGAATCAGAAGGTCATAATGATTAACATAGTAAATAAGTAATAGAAATATCTTTAGAAAATAAAAAACAGACCCAAATTAGTCTATTATATATATTCTTTGTGTGTATAGGGTTGGTGTCGTGGAATTAATACCAACTGCCATCCACTTGCCACCACTTTGCCACCCACCCAAAAGTTATAGGGAACTATAGAAAAGTATAGAAGGTTACTATACAATCTTTAGTTCCCTATATTTCAATGTTTTAAGAGTATTGAATAATATAATATGATATACATATTGATGATAAAATAAACTGATGTAATAAACGGCTCATGTTGAAACCGATACCTCCTTGATTTCTTGGGAAGAAGTAGATTTGTGAGGATGGTGACTAAACAAGAGGCTTTAGATTTAACGAGTAGTATGACATAAAAACTTCTAATGGTCTTCTAATGAAATTATCATTAAAACAAGCTAATCATTAAATTTTTAAAGTGTAATTATGTAGTATGAGTGTTGAAATTTTGAGGAAATTAACGGTTAATAAAATTAAATATAAATAAATAAAATAACCTTTAATAGACTTCGAATCTGAAGTGAAAAATACTAGAAGTTATTAAAATTTTATGACGAAAACTGCAAACATTTTGCAAACATTTTGCAAACGAAATAGTGATAAAAAGATAAAAATAGATATAAAACAAGTATAGATAAAGTCTACAGCATTAAGCATTTTCAATATCTAAACAAGATCTTTAAATCTAATCAAAATTAAATAATGGTTTGGAAATTACCTTGAGGGGGTAGTAAGCGAATGCTCGTGGGGGTTGAAATCCCCCCATCCGCACCAGTTGAACCAAAGGTCATAGGACTTTTGGTTTTTTTATTTTAGAGAATGAGATAATAAAATGTAATAAAAAAGCAAAACTATAAAAAATCAAGAGGATACGCTGCCAGCTGTTCTATCTACAATTAAATAGCAACATAAATTAAATTCTATAGATTATGAAACACTAATAGTAAAAAGGAAAGGAAGATCACATGATTACTAAAAGATTGTTGGCTATATTGATTGGAATTTACATTATCTACAGGGGAGTAGTGGATTATCTTCTCTATATATATGATGTATTTATAAGTCCTTTTACTATTAATGCAATCTTCTTTGTGGCAACAGTTGCCCTCATTATTGGCTATATGATGTATATACAGCAATATACAGAAAACATGAAGATTGTGGAAAGATATTTAAGAAACAATTCTAGAGCATTGTTCAAAACAGTTCAAGAACGATATAATTCTTTTTTGTGGCATTATACAAATGACGATTTAGAAAAAGCAGAGGAGGAGCTAAACCAGATAAAGGGCAAAAGACATGAATCAATTAGGGCAGTGGGGATGACTACGATTTATATTAATGAAAACAATTTGGAAGAAGCTCTAAAGGAAATAGAAAAGATTAAAAATCCAAATCTAGATCAAATAAAATATTATCAGCTTGCCCATGTAGCTATTCTGAAGGATGATTGGAATACCTTTGAAACAACTATGGGAGAAATAAAAGATGAAAAGAGAAAGTATGCCTTAAAAGCTGATGCTGCCTTTAGAAAAGGAAATTTTCCAAAGGCAAGGGAATTTGGAGATTTAGCTTTAAAACATACAAAGGGAGTACAAAAATATTTGTTACTGAAGGATTTAGAAAGGCAGAAGAACAATCCCAATAGAAAAACCTATTTCTAGTTTACTGATTTTTAGTTTCTAAACCATTAACAAAATATAATTATGTGATTATAAATTCTAATAACCTAAGGGCTACATTTTTAAGTTGTAGACTGTGGGTATTATAATTCAAGTCTATTATGACATAGCCTTAAAATAGATGGTATAATAACAGTAATATTAAAATTATGGGGGAGATATGATGCTAGAGCTATTGAAGACAAGAAGAAGTATTCGGAAATATAAAGCAACAAAAATTGAAAAAGAAAAGGTCGATTTATTAATGAAAGCCGCTTTGTTATCACCTTCTTCTAGAAGCATACGTCCTTGGGAATTTGTTATAGTGACCGATGAAGAACTAATTGGAAATCTAGCTAAGTCAAAGGAACACGGTTCTTTGTTCTTGAAGGAGGCACCATTAGCAATAGTCATATTGGGAGATGAAACTAAAAGTGATGTATGGATAGAAGATGCCTCTATTGCATCTATTATTATTCAACTGGCAGCAGAATCTATTGGATTAGGAAGTTGTTGGATTCAGATTAGAGAGAGGCGACATAATAAAGATGTGACTTCAGAGGAGTTTGTAAGAAGGGTATTAAATATACCTAAAAATCTAAGAGTAGAAGCTATTATAGCAATAGGTTATCCAGATGAAAAGAAATCTTTTTATGATGAGAAAAGTCTACTTCATGAAAAAGTCTATGTAAATCAGTACAAATAAAATATTATAAAACCCTATAGACATAGGCTTTTAAAACTTAATTTTAATATACATGATCTACAGTTTCCCCTAAACCCCGAGATAGATAACAACTATGTTAATTTAAATGCTTTTCAATTAGTACATTTTACACATAGAAAGAAGCTAGATTGCATGGGGATGGGGTGGAACGGCAGACACCCTATCTTGAGGGGACTGTTATCCTAGTTAATCCATGATTCTACAATGACTAATTGTTTAAAAATTATATGAAAATTTGTTGTAATAAAAGTAATTCTTAATTGGTCATTTGTAGAATACTAATTTTCAATAAGCTTAACACCTCCTCTTTTTTCATGGTGTTATCTACACCAACGGAGCTTGGTTATAGCTCTTACATGTATTGAAGTTTCTGGAAAATTCTATCCTCTAATTTTACTAATTAAGAGGCTCTTCTATATTGAATAAATTCTCAAAGTTATAAGTTTTTAAGAATTTCTATTTGATTTATGTGACATGCAAATAAATATTTAGGAAATAGTTGCGGAATCTGAACAACAGGAGAGACAATTAAGTTGAACACAAAAATAAAAAATGTTAAAATTAGACCGTTAATTTATTTTAGTGGAGCATAAAGAAAGAATAGATGAGGTAAATGCACATGATTAATCATTTGAAAAATAAAGAAATCTACAAAATTACCCTTTCAGTAATGTTAGGATTTATTGGTTTTGTTGGAGCGTTCTATTCTACTCGACTTAATTTTAATGAGTTTTATATTAATTTTCCATGGAGTATTATTTTACCCCTTTTAGTTAGTCTTGCTTGGGGTCCGTATTATGGGGTTATTAGCATTAGTTTGGGACTAACGATATTGTATCCTTTTGTTTTGGGATACTATAACGGTTGGGCATCACTGGTTCCCCTCTCTTCGTTATATATATGGATAATAATACATGGTTATGGGGGACAAAAAAGATTAGAAAAAGATAAGTTCTATTATAATGTTTATTTTGTACAACTTATTTATGTAATTATTAGAATGGTAATTTATGTTGTTTTTTTCCCGATATTAATTAAATTTAACCCACCTTTCTGGAACCCAGAAGCCTATACCCAAATAGAAATTAGCATAATTTTGTTGTTTGCCATAAAAGGAATCATTGTGGAATCAATATTAGTAGCTTTAGCAGATGCTATATTATTGCTTCCACCAGTTAAGAGGATGTTTGGGTTGGAGTATTCAGCGTCTGCCAAGTATAATACCAGAATAATGATGGCTTTAGTGATATTTGGATTAATGTTTACACTTGTTATTTTGATAGTTCAGAACTTCATTATTGATCAAAAAGGTTTGTTAGAATGGATTATAGAGTTAGATGAGAAAACTATGATTACCTTTGTACTTTCAACTATATTATTTTTTATAATGAGTGGTATCACTGTTCGATTTGTTGAGAAAGTACTTGAAGCACAAGAATCTCTGCGAATTCGAGAGGCCCAGTACCATACTATTTTTGAAGGTATTAATGATCTATACATTGAAACAGAGCTTAATGGCATCATTCTTATTGCATCTCCTTCAGCAAAAGAAATACTAAACTATGAGGCTGAAGAATTGGTTGGTGTAAATATTAAGGAGTTATATTATCACCCTAATGAAAATGACAATCTAATTGATATTGTTTTAGATAAGAAAGAAATAAATAACTATGAAATAATTGTTAAAGATAAGAATGGCAAAAAGCGTTGGTTGTGGTTCCATGCAAAAATCTCTAGCTACAAAGAAGGTGAGCACAAGATTATTTCAGTAGCAAGAGATGTTACCCAATATGTTGAAGCTATTAATGAAAAAATTAAAAGTGAAGGAAAATACAAAGTATTATATGAAAAAATGTTAAATGGTTTTATTATATTTAAACCGGTTCATACTGAATATAACGAGTTAATCGATATTCGATATATTGATGTTAATCCTGGATTTGAAGAACAGTCTAAGATGAATAAAGAGGACTTAATAGGAAAAACATGGAGTGAGATTTATGGTTATCAAAATCAACATCTAGATGTTTTTAGAAGAGTCCTAAAAACTGGTAATTCTGAGGGTTTTGAAGTTTATAGTGCTGAAAAAAATCTATATTTCTTATTTAATGCCTTTGTAATTGACAAGGATTATATTGGATTAGTCAGTGAAAATATTACGCCATATAAGAAGGCAATTAAAGAAATTCAAAGTCTTAACAATGAATTAGAACAAAGAGTGATTGATAGAACTGCAGAACTACAAAGTGTTGTATCAGAACTTGAAGGATTTTCATACACAATCTCCCATGATTTAAAATCTCCATTGCGAGCAATTGATGGATATAGCCAATTTATTATGGAAGACTATGGTAAAACGTTGGACAGTGAAGTGGTAGAAATGATAAAAAGCATACAAGATATTTGCAAGGATATGATTGGATTAATTAACGAGCTCTTGGAATATTCTATTACCTCAAAAGCAAATATTCATAATGAACCTGTTAATGTTAAACAAATTATTTTAACGGTTTTTCGTGAATTTGAAATAGGAAATCCAGAAAGAAAAATTCAATTATGTTTTGATAATGAACTGCCGATAATCAACGGAGACAGAGTACTTTTAAAACAGGCCATTACCAATATTATTGCTAATGCAATTAAATTCTCTAAAGATAGGGAAATAACAATAATTTCAGTAGGATCTAATAAAACAGATAATGAATACATGTTTTATGTTAAGGATAATGGGGTTGGATTTGATATGAAATATTCAAATAAGCTCTTTGGCATCTTTCAGAGATTGCATAGAAGAGATGATTTTGAAGGAGCAGGAATTGGTCTAGCTACCGTTAGAAAAGTTCTTGAAAAGCATGGTGGAAAGGTTTGGATAGAAGGTGTATTAAATGAAGGTACTACGGTTTATTTTACACTACCAGTAAAAGCTGAGATAGAAAATGAGGTGTAGTAATGTTTAAAGTTATGATTGTAGATGATATGGAAGTTATGCGAAGGCAAATAAAAAGGTTGGCACTATGGGGAGAAAATACTGGTTTTCATATTATTGATGAAGCAGAAGATGGACAAGAAGCCCTTATCAAGCTGAAAAGACAACCTGTAGATTTGCTTATTACTGATATAAAGATGCCGAGGGTAGATGGTATGGAGTTATTAAAAGAAACCTATGAGAATGATTTAGCTACTTGTGTTGTATTTTTAAGTGAATATGGTGAATTCAACTTTGCAAAGGAAGCTATTCAATATGATATATTTGATTATCTTGTCAAACCTGTTCAAGATAAAGAACTGAAAATGCTACTGGAGAAAGTAAAAAATCACATTAAAGAGAAGGAACAAACTGAAGTGCATTTGAAAAAGCTAGAAAGTAAATTGATGGATAAAATAGATGTTTATTATCCTACAAATAATTTGATAGCTATTATTAAATATATATCAATAGGAAATAAAAAGGCGATAGAAGCAACAGTATCTATGGTAGAAGAGACGGCAACTGCCTTGGAATATGATAAACTAAAGGTTGCAATCGTGCTAGAAAAAGCTTTTAATGAAATTTGGATGGAAGTTAGAAAAAATCATGATTGGCTAGAGCAATTTGTAGACACAACTACCTTTGCTACTATGGGCTTAACTCACTATAAGGATATTGATTCGATGACGGAAAAAGTAGTAGAGATGACTAAACTACTAATATCCATTATCAACACCTATATAATAGGAAATAGAAATAATCCTATAATAAATCAAATATGTATGTATGTCATTAATAATATAGAGAGAAAAATTAATATGAGTAGTATTTCTGAGGCTTTATTTCTTAGCAAAAATTATATTGGCGATGTTTTTAAAGAGGAAACAGGTATGACAGTAGGACAATATATTACAATGGTAAAGATACAAAGGGCAAAGCATCTAATTCTCAATGATATGTTAAAAAATTATGAGGTAGCCCAGCGGTTGGGTTATAATGATGTAGAGTACTTTGGAAAAACATTCAAAAAGATTACAGGCTTATCTCCTGCTGAGTTTAGAAAAACAACAACAAAAAAATAAGGTGCAAAACCTCAACCTAAATCCGGATTTTGTAAGGGTATAATCCTTGATTTTTACATTTTTTTTAATGGCATATTCTTATATGATAAATCTATAACAAACATACCATGTTATATAGGCACAAATGATTTTACAAAATTGGATGAAGGAGAGATTAATATGGTAATGAACAAGTCGAAGATTTTAAAGGCCTTATTGATTGCAGGTTTAGCAATGAGCATTGTAGGATGCACACAAACTGATGGCAATACCAGTTCTGAAGTTGCCCCAGAGCCTCAGGTGGAACAAGCAGATTCTGAAAAGACAGAGCTTTCATGGAGTGTTCAACCTACTCTTGGTTTAATAAAAGGTGATTATTACAGAACTGAAGAACGTTTTAGACAAGGACATACTGGAGTTTTAGAAATTGTCAAAAATGGTGATGAATTAGTCCATGTAGAGTTCAACGAGCTAACTCGACCAAACTACTATAATCGTTTCTATCAAAACGTGCCTAAGCGTATGTCAGAATATAATTTCGATATGGGAGAGAAAAAGGGCGCTGCATGGATACAAAGTGTTGTACAAGTAGAAAAGCAAATGCTTGAAGAGCAAAGGATTACTGGAGAATTTGATATGGTTTCAGGTGCTTCAAATAGTATTAATCAGTCCATGATTCCGTTAGCCGAAAAATTATTACCTTCTTTAGATAACCCATCTGGAGAGAAGTATTATGGAATTGCAGAAAAAATTGGAGGAGGCCTAACAGCCCGTTTACAGGTTGTGTTACGTGATAAGAAAATTATTTCTGTTAGATATGACGAGATTTTTGCAGATTCTCCTGAAGAAATTGAAGATCCTAACTTGAAAAAGTTTTATAGACAATCAAAGTATGAAAGTGTACTTTATGATGAGCCTTCACGTATTGGATTTAATGTTCAAATGGATGCTTTAAATGATAAAGTTGTAGAGACCCAAGACATGCTTGACCTATCAGAATTACCTGCAATTGATACAACAGGAAACTATGCTTCAAGTGGGTTTACTATACGTAACAATGCGTGGGATAACTACCTTCGTCTTGCTGAAAAGCTTTTAGAAGAAATGAAAGCTGATGGGAACTTATAATTAAATTTAGAGATTTATTTTATAAAAAATTTAGCAAATAAAATTTTAAAAAGGAATGGGATGCCGTTAAAATTCAGGCATAAATCCATTCCTTTTTTTAATGTATTATATTACTGATAAAACATAAGGATTCAAGAATAGAGCTACAATAATCAAATGTACTTTACCAAATCAATATGGTATAATTTTCTATTAGTAGAAGTATTTGTATTAACTTAATTCTATGTTCTGACATGTATTTCTACTAATATAAACTGGTTTCTGAGAGTTAAGGGGGAGGATTTATATTACATACGCAATTGAGATTGATAATGTTAGAAAAGTATTTAGAGTAGGGGATGAAAAAGTAGTTGCCCTGAATAATATCTCTATAAATATAGGGGTTGGGGAGGTATGTTGTTTATTAGGAACCTCTGGGTCAGGAAAATCAACTTTACTTAATCTAATGGCGGGCTTGGAAAAGCCAACTCGAGGAACCATTAAAATTCATGGAAAACATATAGAAAAGATGAACGAAAAGCAGTTGGCAAAGTTTAGACAAAAGAATATAGGATTTATTTTTCAATCCTATAACCTTATGCCAACACTAACAGCATTAGAAAATGTTAGTTTACCTCTAACCTTTAGGGGGGATAATAAAAAGTTTAGAGATAGGGCAGCTGCAAATATATTGCAAGCAGTAGGTTTAGAAAAATATATAAAGCATAAGCCTACCCAAATGAGTGGTGGACAACAACAGAGGGTGGGGATAGCAAGGGCCTTTGTCAGTAAGCCGCCTATAATTTTTGCTGATGAACCTACGGGAAACTTAGATTCTAGAACTACCCAGGAGGTACTGCAGTTAATGCTGACATTAGCTAAAGAAAATAATCAAACCCTAATCATAGTAACCCACGATAGAAGCATCGCATCATTTGCAGATAGAATATTTTATATGCTGGATGGAAATATAGAAAAAATTGAAGAAAACAAAGAAAAAAACAGGGGGATAAACAATGAAGCGTAATTATTTATGCACGATAATGATTATAATAATGCTGATAAGCATTATACACTTGACACCTATCTATGTTGAAGCAAATCCAGGAACAGAGGAAAACCTAAATCCTATTGAAGAGCCCATTAAAAGAGACGACCCTAATTTAGTTATAGGAAGAAACTATAAAATGCCTGTTTTTAAGGCGGGCACTGAGGCTAGGCTGGCTATTCCCATAGAAAACACTACCAATGGACAAGCCCTTAATGTTTTTGTTTCTCCTGTTATAGAAGATGCTAAAGATTTTCCCTTTGAAATAAACTCACTGGTTACAAGGAAAAGGATCTCTTCTATTACAGGTAGAAACACAGAAAATGCAGTTTTCTATTTGAATGTTAGAAAAAATGCAGAAGCTAAGATGTATCCAATTAGGCTTAATATAGAATACACCTCCTCCAATGGAGGTTCCTTAAGCTTATCGGAGACAATCTATATTAAGATTGACAATGATTACAAAACACCATCCATAAAGCTGACGGCTATAAATGTAGATGGTGGGAAATTGATTAGTGGTACTACGAAAACAGTAGGATTTACTATAAAAAATACTGGAGATTTAACAGCTAAGGATGTTAAAGCCAGGTTAGGGGGATTTTCTAATAATGAGTTGTTACTTGATTCTCCTATGGACACTATCGATGTTGAAACTTTAGCTGCCGGAGAAGAAAGAAAAATTTATTTTAATATAGTTTCTAGTGAAAATTTAGAGAATGGGAACTATAGCTTAAATTTGTTTTTAACCTATAAGGATGAATATGATGGTAACTATGAAACCGAAACAAAAGCATATCTACCTCTAGAGGGAAGGAGTTGGAGACAAACCACCTTTGACTTCAATAATCTGACCTATCCACAGGAACCAGTGGAACCTTATACTGATTTTAATGTTTCATTTGATTTGAAAAATGCTGGTGAAGAAGATGCAAATAATGTAAAGGTAAGTATAGATGCAGGAGAAGAAATATTATCAAAGTCTATATCTATAAAAAACCTTGGGAATCTTACAGCAGGTAAAAGTATTCCTGTTGAATTTATCATGTTTGCTAAGGATAACATTGAATCCAAAAATTATCCTATTAAAATAAGTGTAGAATATGAAACTGGAAGTGGTAGTAAAAGAGAAGCACAGACAATTCATCAATATGTTGGAGTGTATATCAATAGCAATAACAGAGATATGGGTACTCCAAAGGTTATGGTGGACTGGTATGACTATGGAACAGAATTTGTTAAGGCAGGAGAAGTGTTTCAGCTAAATATGTCCTTTTATAACACCAATAGAACTAGTGATGTTAGAAACATAAGGGTAAGCTTAACCTCCGACGGTGATGTTTTTTCACCAGTGGGAAGCAGCAATTCCTTTTTTATTCAAGAAATACCTGCTGGTGAAAGAGTAGAAAAAGTCGTAAACCTAAGGCCTAAAATAGATGCCACCTATAAAACCCACAATGTTTTTGCTGATATTGAATATGAGGATAATAAAGGAAAAGCTTATAATACAAAGGAATTGATAGGAATACCCGTTATACAGGAAGCAAATTTAGTTATGGGAGATATCACACTTGCTAATGAAAATTTTGTAGGGATGCCAATAGCTTTATCCTTAGAGTTCTATAATGCAGGTCGTGGACTAATGAGAAACATGCTTATTAGCATTGAAGGAAACTTCGATACAAATGAAGGAAGCTTATATATTGGAAATCTAGATGCAGGTAAGAACAACTATTATGATGCTACTATTATCCCTACATCTGCAGGAACCCTCAATGGAAAAATTATTTTTCGGTATGATGATGAAATTGACCAGCACTTTACCATTGAAAAGGAGTTTGCCCTAGAGGTTATGGAACAAATGATGGATTTTATGCCAGAACCATTTATTGAGCCGGAGAATACTAATAGCACCTTTAGTAAAATCAAACCCATTATCAGTGTTGTAGTTGTTATTTTATTAGCAGCTATAGGTTTTATTTATTATAAAAGACGGAAAAAGAAACTAGAGGAAGTGGATATGTATGAATAATTCAGATCTCCTGAAGATGGCATTAGGAAATCTATGGAGAAGAAAAACCAGAACTTTCCTAACGATACTAGGGGTAATTATTGGAACTAGCTCTATCGTTATTATGCTTTCTCTAGGAATTGCTATGGATAGAAGCTTTAAAGAGCAGCTTTCACAAATGGGAAACTTAAATACAATTGAAGTCTATAATCATGGTTATTACGATGATTCTATGGGTTCTAGGCAAAATAGGCAGACTAGTCTCGATGAACAGGCGGTAGCAGGGTTTAAACAGATACCAGGGGTAGAAGCAGTAATGCCCATTAAAAGTGCCCATTACAAAATGGGGGCAGGGAGAATGGTGGGATATGTATCGGTAATGGGGATAGATCCAAATGTAATGGAGGCTTTTGATTTTAAAGTTGATCAAGGAAGACTCCTGATGACCACCGACAAAGATGCTATAGTTTTCGGAAAAAATGTTGCTATGAATTTTTACAATCCACGACTAAGAAATTCTTATAGCTATGGTTGGGGTTCCAATGGGAATAATGTTGATTTAATAAGCAATAATCTGATTGTAACCTCTGATATGAGTTATGGAGAGACTAGAAACAAGCCTGTAGAAAGAGATAGCAATTATACCCCGCCAAAGCACCATAATATGAAGGGTGTAGGTATTCTAACGGAAAGCTTCAATGAAAAGGATTATTATGCTTATATGAATATTACTACACTGGAAAAAATAATCGAAGAAGATCGTCGAGCTAATAGACAAGATCCATCCTCCAGAAATAGGGGTGGAGATGCTAATAAATACGAAAGAATTAGTGTAAAGGTAAAAGAGATGAATGATGTAGAAAAGGTCCAGGAAACTATTAAAGCAATGGGCTTTCAAACCTATAGCTTAACGGATATGCTTAAATCTATGAAGGAAACCTCTGCCAAGATACAGGCAATTTTAGGAGGCATTGGTGCTGTTAGTTTATTTGTGGCAGCTATAGGAATTACCAATACCATGATTATGAGCATATATGAAAGAACAAGAGAGATAGGAGTAATGAAGGTTTTAGGAGCAAATTTACCAGATATAAGAAAACTATTTTTAGTTGAAGCTGCTATCATAGGATTTTGTGGAGGAATTGCAGGTTTAATATTAAGCTATACCATCTCCTTTGGACTAAATAAGATTGGCAGAGGATTCCTGGGACCTACAGGAGGAACTACTGGGATGTCGGTTATACCCTTAGAACTGGCACTAGTTGCAGTTGTTTTTGCAACCTTTATTGGTGTAGTATCCGGTTATTCGCCTGCAAGAAGAGCTATGAACCTTAGTGCACTAGAAGC from Natronincola ferrireducens carries:
- a CDS encoding tetratricopeptide repeat protein produces the protein MITKRLLAILIGIYIIYRGVVDYLLYIYDVFISPFTINAIFFVATVALIIGYMMYIQQYTENMKIVERYLRNNSRALFKTVQERYNSFLWHYTNDDLEKAEEELNQIKGKRHESIRAVGMTTIYINENNLEEALKEIEKIKNPNLDQIKYYQLAHVAILKDDWNTFETTMGEIKDEKRKYALKADAAFRKGNFPKAREFGDLALKHTKGVQKYLLLKDLERQKNNPNRKTYF
- a CDS encoding nitroreductase family protein, which produces MLELLKTRRSIRKYKATKIEKEKVDLLMKAALLSPSSRSIRPWEFVIVTDEELIGNLAKSKEHGSLFLKEAPLAIVILGDETKSDVWIEDASIASIIIQLAAESIGLGSCWIQIRERRHNKDVTSEEFVRRVLNIPKNLRVEAIIAIGYPDEKKSFYDEKSLLHEKVYVNQYK
- a CDS encoding ATP-binding protein, whose protein sequence is MINHLKNKEIYKITLSVMLGFIGFVGAFYSTRLNFNEFYINFPWSIILPLLVSLAWGPYYGVISISLGLTILYPFVLGYYNGWASLVPLSSLYIWIIIHGYGGQKRLEKDKFYYNVYFVQLIYVIIRMVIYVVFFPILIKFNPPFWNPEAYTQIEISIILLFAIKGIIVESILVALADAILLLPPVKRMFGLEYSASAKYNTRIMMALVIFGLMFTLVILIVQNFIIDQKGLLEWIIELDEKTMITFVLSTILFFIMSGITVRFVEKVLEAQESLRIREAQYHTIFEGINDLYIETELNGIILIASPSAKEILNYEAEELVGVNIKELYYHPNENDNLIDIVLDKKEINNYEIIVKDKNGKKRWLWFHAKISSYKEGEHKIISVARDVTQYVEAINEKIKSEGKYKVLYEKMLNGFIIFKPVHTEYNELIDIRYIDVNPGFEEQSKMNKEDLIGKTWSEIYGYQNQHLDVFRRVLKTGNSEGFEVYSAEKNLYFLFNAFVIDKDYIGLVSENITPYKKAIKEIQSLNNELEQRVIDRTAELQSVVSELEGFSYTISHDLKSPLRAIDGYSQFIMEDYGKTLDSEVVEMIKSIQDICKDMIGLINELLEYSITSKANIHNEPVNVKQIILTVFREFEIGNPERKIQLCFDNELPIINGDRVLLKQAITNIIANAIKFSKDREITIISVGSNKTDNEYMFYVKDNGVGFDMKYSNKLFGIFQRLHRRDDFEGAGIGLATVRKVLEKHGGKVWIEGVLNEGTTVYFTLPVKAEIENEV
- a CDS encoding response regulator transcription factor; its protein translation is MFKVMIVDDMEVMRRQIKRLALWGENTGFHIIDEAEDGQEALIKLKRQPVDLLITDIKMPRVDGMELLKETYENDLATCVVFLSEYGEFNFAKEAIQYDIFDYLVKPVQDKELKMLLEKVKNHIKEKEQTEVHLKKLESKLMDKIDVYYPTNNLIAIIKYISIGNKKAIEATVSMVEETATALEYDKLKVAIVLEKAFNEIWMEVRKNHDWLEQFVDTTTFATMGLTHYKDIDSMTEKVVEMTKLLISIINTYIIGNRNNPIINQICMYVINNIERKINMSSISEALFLSKNYIGDVFKEETGMTVGQYITMVKIQRAKHLILNDMLKNYEVAQRLGYNDVEYFGKTFKKITGLSPAEFRKTTTKK
- a CDS encoding FMN-binding protein, which translates into the protein MVMNKSKILKALLIAGLAMSIVGCTQTDGNTSSEVAPEPQVEQADSEKTELSWSVQPTLGLIKGDYYRTEERFRQGHTGVLEIVKNGDELVHVEFNELTRPNYYNRFYQNVPKRMSEYNFDMGEKKGAAWIQSVVQVEKQMLEEQRITGEFDMVSGASNSINQSMIPLAEKLLPSLDNPSGEKYYGIAEKIGGGLTARLQVVLRDKKIISVRYDEIFADSPEEIEDPNLKKFYRQSKYESVLYDEPSRIGFNVQMDALNDKVVETQDMLDLSELPAIDTTGNYASSGFTIRNNAWDNYLRLAEKLLEEMKADGNL
- a CDS encoding ABC transporter ATP-binding protein, which codes for MSINIGVGEVCCLLGTSGSGKSTLLNLMAGLEKPTRGTIKIHGKHIEKMNEKQLAKFRQKNIGFIFQSYNLMPTLTALENVSLPLTFRGDNKKFRDRAAANILQAVGLEKYIKHKPTQMSGGQQQRVGIARAFVSKPPIIFADEPTGNLDSRTTQEVLQLMLTLAKENNQTLIIVTHDRSIASFADRIFYMLDGNIEKIEENKEKNRGINNEA
- a CDS encoding COG1361 S-layer family protein translates to MKRNYLCTIMIIIMLISIIHLTPIYVEANPGTEENLNPIEEPIKRDDPNLVIGRNYKMPVFKAGTEARLAIPIENTTNGQALNVFVSPVIEDAKDFPFEINSLVTRKRISSITGRNTENAVFYLNVRKNAEAKMYPIRLNIEYTSSNGGSLSLSETIYIKIDNDYKTPSIKLTAINVDGGKLISGTTKTVGFTIKNTGDLTAKDVKARLGGFSNNELLLDSPMDTIDVETLAAGEERKIYFNIVSSENLENGNYSLNLFLTYKDEYDGNYETETKAYLPLEGRSWRQTTFDFNNLTYPQEPVEPYTDFNVSFDLKNAGEEDANNVKVSIDAGEEILSKSISIKNLGNLTAGKSIPVEFIMFAKDNIESKNYPIKISVEYETGSGSKREAQTIHQYVGVYINSNNRDMGTPKVMVDWYDYGTEFVKAGEVFQLNMSFYNTNRTSDVRNIRVSLTSDGDVFSPVGSSNSFFIQEIPAGERVEKVVNLRPKIDATYKTHNVFADIEYEDNKGKAYNTKELIGIPVIQEANLVMGDITLANENFVGMPIALSLEFYNAGRGLMRNMLISIEGNFDTNEGSLYIGNLDAGKNNYYDATIIPTSAGTLNGKIIFRYDDEIDQHFTIEKEFALEVMEQMMDFMPEPFIEPENTNSTFSKIKPIISVVVVILLAAIGFIYYKRRKKKLEEVDMYE
- a CDS encoding ABC transporter permease, yielding MNNSDLLKMALGNLWRRKTRTFLTILGVIIGTSSIVIMLSLGIAMDRSFKEQLSQMGNLNTIEVYNHGYYDDSMGSRQNRQTSLDEQAVAGFKQIPGVEAVMPIKSAHYKMGAGRMVGYVSVMGIDPNVMEAFDFKVDQGRLLMTTDKDAIVFGKNVAMNFYNPRLRNSYSYGWGSNGNNVDLISNNLIVTSDMSYGETRNKPVERDSNYTPPKHHNMKGVGILTESFNEKDYYAYMNITTLEKIIEEDRRANRQDPSSRNRGGDANKYERISVKVKEMNDVEKVQETIKAMGFQTYSLTDMLKSMKETSAKIQAILGGIGAVSLFVAAIGITNTMIMSIYERTREIGVMKVLGANLPDIRKLFLVEAAIIGFCGGIAGLILSYTISFGLNKIGRGFLGPTGGTTGMSVIPLELALVAVVFATFIGVVSGYSPARRAMNLSALEAIKTE